A window of Microbacterium luteolum contains these coding sequences:
- a CDS encoding RNA polymerase sigma factor codes for MSTDSEIIQRSLGQPRAFAELFDRHSRTVGGYAARRLGPDAGEDILSETFLVAFARRKSFDTSWDSALPWLYGIASRLIRKHRAREAKHFRSSVESAQREEHISHGDLETTIARLDAEISTRELAPRIAALSAKDRETLLLYAWGDLTYEEVAVALGVPVGTVRSRMNRIRTRLDPARAITRERVVNEKEGAVDGRFRASA; via the coding sequence GTGAGCACAGACAGCGAGATCATTCAGCGGTCGCTCGGGCAGCCCCGAGCGTTCGCCGAACTGTTCGATCGGCACTCCAGGACGGTGGGCGGCTACGCCGCCCGCCGTCTCGGCCCCGATGCGGGCGAGGACATCCTCAGTGAGACGTTCCTGGTCGCGTTCGCACGACGGAAGTCGTTCGACACTTCCTGGGACTCGGCGCTTCCGTGGTTGTACGGGATAGCGTCCCGACTGATCCGGAAGCATCGGGCCCGGGAGGCCAAGCACTTCCGGTCGAGCGTGGAGTCGGCGCAGCGGGAGGAGCACATCTCCCACGGAGACCTCGAGACGACGATCGCGCGTCTCGATGCGGAGATCTCCACCCGCGAGCTGGCGCCGCGGATCGCGGCCCTCTCGGCCAAGGATCGGGAGACCCTCCTGCTCTACGCCTGGGGAGACCTGACCTACGAAGAGGTCGCCGTCGCCCTGGGCGTCCCCGTCGGGACCGTCCGGTCCCGGATGAACCGCATACGAACGCGGTTGGACCCGGCAAGGGCGATCACCAGAGAACGAGTCGTGAACGAGAAGGAAGGAGCGGTCGATGGACGTTTTCGAGCGAGCGCGTGA
- the dnaE gene encoding DNA polymerase III subunit alpha — protein MASDSFAHLHVHSEYSMLDGAAKIAAMTQAAADYGMPAIAVTDHGNTFAAFEFYKAANAAGVKPIIGLEAYVTPGTHRSDKSRVQWGSPDQKSDDVSGSGAYTHMTMWSETTEGMHNLFRLSSRSSMEGYYFKPRMDRELLQTYSKGLIATTGCPSGEIQTRLRLGQYDAARAAAAEFQDLFGKENYFAEIMDHGLSIERRVMTDLLRLAKDLNIPLVGTNDSHYTHQHEADAHEALLCVQSGSTLDDPNRFKFDGDGYYIKTAAEMRQLFRDNPEACDNTLLIAERCEVEFNTAANYMPRFPVPDGETEDSWLIKEVEVGLQYRYPNGIPDKVRKQAEYETGIILQMGFPGYFLVVADFINWAKDNGIRVGPGRGSGAGSMVAYAMRITDLDPLEHGLIFERFLNPDRVSMPDFDVDFDDRRRGEVIEYVTQKYGSERVAQIVTYGTIKSKQALKDAGRVLGFPFSMGERLTKAMPPPVMGKDMPLDGMFDSSHQRYKEASEFRALIETDPEAKTVFDRALGLEGLKRQWGVHAAGVIMSSEPLLDIIPIMRREQDGQIVTQFDYPSCESLGLIKMDFLGLRNLTIISDALDNIRMNRGEELDLEHLPLDDRGAYDLLGRGESLGVFQLDGGPMRSLMRLMKPDNFGDISALIALYRPGPMGANSHTNYALRKNGAQPITPIHPEFTESLADILEESYGLIIYQEQVMAIAQRVAGFSLGQADILRRAMGKKKKSELDKQFEGFQAGMHANGYSDGAVNALWEILLPFSDYAFNKAHSAAYGVVSYWTAYLKAHYPAEYMAALLTSVGDSKDKMALYLNECRRMGIKVLPPDVSESINYFAAIGDDIRFGLGAVRNVGSNVVEGIVKARKDARFDSFHHFLDKVPLHVSNKRTVESLIKAGAFDTMGDSRRALMEVHEDAVEAAVDRKRNEAQGAIGFDFDSLYDGTEEVAPAKVPVRPEWIKKDKLAFEREMLGLYVSDHPLAGLEVPLAKHASISIHDLNNSEDMQDGDQVTVAGLVTSVQHRVAKASGNPYGMITVEDFNGEVTVMFMGKTYIEFQHILQQDSILAVRGRVSRRDDGLNLHAQSAFAPDVGSFDAAGPLSLVLAEQRATERVMNELAEILRRHNGETEVLLRVHRGGSAKVFEVPMPVKVSADLFGDLKSLLGPACLG, from the coding sequence ATGGCATCCGACTCCTTCGCCCACCTCCATGTGCACAGCGAATACTCGATGCTCGACGGTGCAGCGAAGATCGCGGCGATGACGCAGGCGGCCGCCGATTACGGGATGCCGGCCATCGCGGTGACCGATCACGGCAACACCTTCGCGGCCTTCGAGTTCTACAAGGCGGCGAACGCCGCGGGGGTCAAACCGATCATCGGGCTCGAGGCGTACGTCACCCCGGGAACGCACCGCAGCGACAAGTCGCGCGTGCAGTGGGGCTCACCCGACCAGAAGAGCGACGACGTCTCCGGTTCCGGCGCCTACACCCACATGACGATGTGGAGCGAGACGACCGAGGGCATGCACAACCTCTTCCGGCTCAGCTCCCGATCGAGCATGGAGGGCTACTACTTCAAGCCGCGCATGGACCGCGAGCTGCTCCAGACGTACTCCAAGGGGCTGATCGCGACGACCGGGTGCCCCTCCGGTGAGATCCAGACCCGCCTTCGTCTCGGGCAGTACGACGCCGCGCGGGCGGCCGCCGCGGAGTTCCAGGACCTGTTCGGCAAGGAGAACTACTTCGCCGAGATCATGGACCACGGGCTCTCCATCGAGCGCCGTGTGATGACCGATCTGCTGCGACTCGCGAAGGATCTGAACATCCCGCTGGTCGGCACCAACGACTCGCACTACACGCACCAGCACGAGGCGGATGCGCACGAGGCGCTGCTCTGCGTGCAGTCCGGTTCGACGCTCGACGACCCCAACCGCTTCAAGTTCGACGGCGACGGCTACTACATCAAGACCGCCGCCGAGATGCGCCAGCTCTTCCGCGACAACCCCGAGGCCTGCGACAACACACTGCTGATCGCCGAGCGCTGCGAGGTCGAGTTCAACACCGCCGCGAACTACATGCCGCGGTTCCCCGTTCCCGACGGCGAGACCGAGGACAGCTGGCTCATCAAGGAGGTCGAGGTCGGCCTCCAGTACCGCTACCCGAACGGCATCCCCGACAAGGTCCGCAAGCAGGCCGAGTACGAGACCGGCATCATCCTGCAGATGGGGTTCCCCGGCTACTTCCTCGTCGTCGCCGACTTCATCAACTGGGCCAAGGACAACGGCATCCGCGTCGGTCCGGGTCGTGGGTCCGGTGCCGGTTCGATGGTCGCCTACGCTATGCGGATCACCGACCTCGACCCGCTCGAGCACGGCCTCATCTTCGAGCGCTTCCTCAACCCCGACCGCGTCTCGATGCCCGACTTCGACGTCGACTTCGATGACCGTCGCCGTGGCGAGGTCATCGAGTACGTGACCCAGAAGTACGGCTCCGAGCGCGTCGCGCAGATCGTCACCTACGGCACCATCAAGTCCAAGCAGGCCCTGAAGGATGCCGGACGCGTGCTGGGCTTCCCGTTCAGCATGGGGGAGCGGCTGACCAAGGCGATGCCGCCGCCCGTGATGGGCAAGGACATGCCCCTCGACGGCATGTTCGACTCCTCGCATCAGCGGTACAAGGAGGCGAGCGAGTTCCGCGCTCTCATCGAGACCGATCCCGAGGCGAAGACGGTCTTCGATCGCGCCCTCGGGCTCGAGGGCCTGAAGCGCCAGTGGGGTGTCCACGCGGCCGGCGTGATCATGTCGTCCGAGCCTCTGCTCGACATCATCCCGATCATGCGCCGCGAGCAGGACGGCCAGATCGTCACCCAGTTCGACTACCCGTCGTGCGAGTCGCTCGGTCTGATCAAGATGGACTTCCTGGGGCTGCGCAACCTCACGATCATCTCGGACGCCCTCGACAACATCCGCATGAACCGCGGCGAGGAGCTCGACCTCGAGCACCTTCCGCTCGACGATCGCGGCGCCTACGACCTCCTGGGTCGCGGCGAGTCGCTCGGCGTGTTCCAGCTCGACGGTGGCCCGATGCGCTCGCTGATGCGCCTCATGAAGCCCGACAACTTCGGTGACATCTCGGCCCTCATCGCGCTGTACCGTCCGGGCCCCATGGGCGCGAACTCGCACACGAACTACGCGCTCCGCAAGAACGGCGCGCAGCCGATCACGCCGATCCACCCCGAGTTCACCGAGTCGCTCGCCGACATCCTCGAGGAGTCCTACGGTCTGATCATCTACCAGGAGCAGGTCATGGCCATCGCGCAGCGCGTGGCCGGGTTCTCGCTCGGTCAGGCCGACATCCTCCGCCGCGCGATGGGCAAGAAGAAGAAGTCCGAGCTGGACAAGCAGTTCGAGGGCTTCCAGGCCGGCATGCACGCGAACGGCTACTCCGACGGCGCCGTCAACGCGCTCTGGGAGATCCTGCTGCCGTTCTCCGACTACGCGTTCAACAAAGCGCACTCGGCTGCCTACGGCGTGGTCTCGTACTGGACCGCGTACCTCAAGGCGCACTACCCCGCCGAGTACATGGCCGCGCTCCTCACCAGTGTCGGGGACTCCAAGGACAAGATGGCGCTGTACCTGAACGAGTGCCGCCGCATGGGGATCAAGGTGCTCCCGCCCGACGTCTCCGAGTCGATCAACTACTTCGCGGCCATCGGAGACGACATCCGCTTCGGTCTCGGGGCCGTCCGCAACGTCGGAAGCAACGTCGTCGAGGGCATCGTGAAGGCGCGAAAGGACGCGCGCTTCGATTCCTTCCACCACTTCCTCGACAAGGTCCCGCTGCACGTCTCGAACAAGCGCACCGTCGAATCCCTGATCAAGGCCGGCGCCTTCGACACGATGGGAGACTCGCGCCGCGCCCTCATGGAGGTGCACGAAGACGCCGTCGAGGCCGCCGTCGACCGCAAGCGGAACGAGGCGCAGGGAGCGATCGGGTTCGACTTCGACAGCCTCTACGACGGCACCGAAGAAGTCGCCCCGGCCAAGGTGCCCGTCCGTCCGGAGTGGATCAAGAAGGACAAGCTCGCCTTCGAGCGCGAGATGCTCGGTCTCTACGTGTCCGATCACCCGCTCGCCGGCCTCGAGGTTCCGCTCGCCAAGCATGCGTCGATCTCCATCCACGACCTGAACAACTCCGAGGACATGCAGGACGGCGACCAGGTGACCGTCGCGGGTCTGGTGACCAGCGTGCAGCACCGCGTCGCGAAAGCCAGCGGCAACCCGTACGGCATGATCACGGTCGAGGACTTCAACGGCGAGGTCACCGTGATGTTCATGGGCAAGACCTACATCGAGTTCCAGCACATCCTGCAGCAGGACTCGATCCTGGCCGTGCGTGGACGCGTCTCGCGGCGCGACGACGGGCTGAACCTCCATGCCCAATCGGCTTTCGCGCCGGACGTCGGCTCGTTCGACGCGGCCGGTCCGCTGTCGCTCGTCCTCGCCGAACAGCGCGCGACCGAACGCGTCATGAACGAGCTCGCCGAGATCCTCCGCCGGCACAACGGCGAGACCGAGGTCCTGCTGCGGGTGCACCGCGGCGGAAGCGCGAAGGTCTTCGAGGTGCCGATGCCGGTCAAGGTCTCCGCCGACCTGTTCGGTGACCTCAAGTCACTGCTCGGCCCCGCCTGTCTGGGGTGA